The following coding sequences lie in one Paenibacillus durus ATCC 35681 genomic window:
- a CDS encoding NCS1 family nucleobase:cation symporter-1, whose translation METNKLSPSLSNTDLLPVKPEERTWKAFNFASIWMGCIHNIPTYATVGGLIAIGMSPWQVLAVILVASLILYAALSLNGHAGAKYAIPFPVFIRSSYGVLGANVPALLRGFVAIMWFGIQAFAGSTALNILLLNVWDGWGTLGGDWNLLGLHLPGLLSFLLFWGLNVLVLHHGMESIKKFEVWAGPLVYVVFGGMVWWAIDIAGGLGPIYAQASKFQSFGDLFWVFVASVTGIIGIWATLILNIPDFTRFAKSQKEQIKGQFWGLPGTFILFAFASITVTSGSQVAFGTPIWDVVEILKYFNHPFIIAVSVITLCMASVSVNVAANIVSPAYDLANLFPKWITFKRGGYIAAILSLLTVPWKMMEQSTSIFAFLGTIGGALGPVAGVMFADYFIIRKRTLEVDELYKLNGKYTYYKGYNYRAFVATAIGAFVSLIGQFVPSLKYLYDISWFVGVLFAFVTYIALMRLHPPAAIAINESKESLIEKTV comes from the coding sequence ATGGAAACCAATAAATTGTCTCCGTCCCTCAGCAATACCGATTTATTACCGGTTAAACCGGAAGAACGAACTTGGAAGGCATTTAACTTTGCTTCCATCTGGATGGGTTGTATTCATAACATACCGACTTATGCGACGGTTGGCGGACTCATTGCCATCGGCATGTCTCCTTGGCAGGTTTTGGCGGTAATCCTGGTCGCTTCGCTGATTTTGTACGCAGCGCTTTCGTTAAATGGGCATGCGGGCGCAAAATACGCCATTCCGTTTCCGGTATTTATTCGTTCGTCATACGGTGTTCTCGGAGCCAATGTTCCTGCGCTCCTTCGCGGTTTTGTTGCCATTATGTGGTTTGGCATTCAAGCATTTGCCGGAAGCACCGCGCTCAACATCCTATTGTTAAACGTCTGGGATGGTTGGGGCACACTCGGAGGAGACTGGAACCTGCTTGGTCTTCACCTGCCCGGACTGCTGTCTTTCCTTCTGTTCTGGGGTTTGAATGTTCTTGTCCTCCATCATGGAATGGAGTCGATCAAAAAGTTTGAGGTGTGGGCAGGACCTTTAGTGTATGTTGTCTTTGGCGGCATGGTTTGGTGGGCGATTGACATCGCTGGCGGATTGGGCCCGATCTATGCTCAGGCGAGTAAGTTTCAATCATTCGGCGACCTTTTTTGGGTGTTTGTCGCATCTGTTACCGGGATCATCGGCATTTGGGCGACCCTGATTTTAAATATTCCTGATTTTACCCGTTTTGCGAAATCCCAAAAGGAACAAATCAAGGGGCAATTCTGGGGCTTGCCTGGGACCTTCATTCTATTCGCTTTTGCGAGCATTACCGTTACCTCTGGTTCTCAGGTTGCTTTTGGCACACCAATTTGGGATGTTGTGGAGATTCTCAAATATTTCAACCATCCGTTTATTATTGCCGTTTCCGTAATTACGCTGTGTATGGCGTCGGTTTCCGTTAATGTGGCTGCCAATATTGTCTCGCCCGCATACGATTTGGCCAACCTTTTCCCAAAATGGATCACATTTAAGCGCGGAGGATATATAGCGGCTATCCTGTCTTTGTTGACTGTGCCATGGAAAATGATGGAGCAATCTACCAGTATCTTTGCCTTCTTGGGCACAATTGGCGGAGCGCTCGGTCCAGTGGCCGGGGTCATGTTCGCCGATTACTTCATCATCCGGAAGCGAACATTGGAGGTAGATGAGCTTTACAAGTTAAATGGGAAATATACGTATTATAAAGGATATAATTACCGCGCATTTGTGGCAACCGCCATTGGAGCCTTCGTATCCCTGATTGGGCAATTTGTTCCTTCGTTAAAATACTTATATGACATTTCCTGGTTCGTAGGGGTATTGTTTGCTTTCGTCACGTACATTGCACTGATGAGATTGCACCCGCCGGCTGCGATAGCGATAAATGAAAGCAAAGAGTCCCTCATTGAAAAAACAGTTTGA